In the genome of Thunnus thynnus chromosome 6, fThuThy2.1, whole genome shotgun sequence, the window AAAAGTACAGTTCCACTTCCTTTTACTTCCCTTTGCTCAGAGTCACATTTTGATTCCCTTTaaggaatgaaaataaaatgatgtacTTGTACAATGGACCAGAAATGTACTATTTTGCTGAAAAATGAATAGCAGAGCACTAACATGAACTATTTTAGACACTGATTTTACTGAAACTAGATTTTTGCTGTTTGCCTTCAAAATGCCTTCAAAATTCTTATTTAATAACAAAACCTGGGTCAACATCACCCAAGACTTGTCATTCATGAAGGCCCCTTAGCCCTGACAAATTCTAACACTGAACTGACTGAACGACAGTGAAAACATTACTACATGTCATGAGTGCAAAACAATGCTGATGTATTTACAGACTGCTGAAGTGGTTTGAAAAGTTACTATATGTCCAACTTGGAATGAACTGACATGTTCACTAAGCAAACTCCTCTAAGATCTACTGAGGTGTATTTTATTAGCAGGCGGAAGGGATGCCGACCTGTTTTTAGTGCATATATTCTAGTTACAAATAAAGTCaattaaaataatcagaaaatgatcaaaaataaaaGTGCTACAGTGACAACAATAATAAAGCATAATCAAAAGGTTAAAAGATTTTGTCATGAAGGTAGTAAGGAAACCTTTACAAGTGATATTTCACTTTGGTAGCTTTTTGTACCCCAGGATCTACACTAAGTCTAACCCTGCAATCAAACTGTGAGCAACACTACAAACAAGTCATTGAAGCTGTAACTATTTCACAAAAATTGAACAGCTATTGCAGTGTAGTGTATAGagaattatgttgttttttctgtaagTTGCCATTTTGTAGCTATTTTCATGATTGTAGCTAGGTAGCTAGCTATGTAGGACAATTACTTCTCCATTTTGAATACTGCCTACATAACTCTGATTGGTCAATTGTGTGTGGCAGCAATAATCTTTGAGCACAGCACCTGACCTATTTGAATCACTGAACAAAGTCTGCttgaaagtgtgttttaaaatgttcactgacacTCATAGTGTCCAACCACAGTCTTTGATCTTACTTCAGTGAGACATCATCTATTAGTCAATTCTGAAACTGTGCTACTTGCTAAAACAGGCTGATGCCAAACTCGTCTACATAGACACAACAGACTCATCGTGACAGAGGAGACTTTTTTGACAAATATTTCTTAACTTTTCTAGATATTTCAGTGTCAGAactttttgaatgttttctaAAGGACTAGACATATCTGCTTAGGCTCAGTGCTATAAAATCATTAAACTTTCTTTAGTGAGAACTGAGCAACCCATCTACCATGTTGCTCACAGTCTGACTGCCCTTAAAGTGTTCATGAATTACCGGATATGGATCTATTAGGGAATTTAGAAAaaactttttgtgattttctgtataCAGACCACCCTGATAAAGTCAGTTTAGATCCTTTTAACACATCTATGTGTCCACAGTCCAGACAACCATCACAGCCAGTGGATCATcagaggctgaaaattcctcaACACTGAAATGTAACACTCCAGTGAAATACAACAGAGATTTCACTTACTGGAGAACTGTGTTGCCTACTGTACCACAGAGAAAGTATGGTTGTGCATATCTTGTATTGTTTGGGAATGCCTATTTGCTATTAGGAATGGACAGAGGAAAAGGCTCAGGACCAGGCGGAACAGAATTCAGGTTTGAAGGACGGCAGGACATCGGGTCAAATAGTGATGTAGTGCTGTCGCAGTTTGGCCACAAGGAACTCTTGGGTTAAATTATGTCTTGTGATTATTCCAACAATCTGCAAGTAATGAACAAGAGTTTGATCAGACACAACAGAAGCCACTGCACACGAGACtgaaacataataataaagttCTTAATTTGTGTTTTCCCTGGTTTGTCATGgttataaaaatactgaatgaacTAGGTATCAGCCTTTAAGCCCATACTGGAAAAACCTGTAGGAAGCCAAACCTTGATCATTTTGGTATAGAATTACTCTAATTCAGATGACTACTTACTTCTCCAACAGCGTTGACCACCGGTAGGTGTCGCAGGCCCATGGTCCTGAAGAGGTTAAACACCTGGGAGATGCGGGTGTTAGGTGACACCGTGTAAGGACAAGGGTTCATGTAGGGAGTGACATCCTGGAAACAGCGGGAACATCAGATTTTTTGTCAAATCAAGAACATTTTTGAATTTAAAGTTGATATTCCTATTCTACTTTGTACAGTAATGCTATAAGTGTATGACTGAATGGGTTGTACCACTATCATACGGGGGTTCAGCAAGGCAAGGTCCAAGTCATGGATGTCAGGGTAACGTGGGTAATCTTCAGTCATCTCTGCATAGGACAATCTGGGCTGAGTGGCACTCTGTGATGCAAGGCATGAGGAGACATTCAGTTAAATGTACCTAAACAGTTACAGTACATAAGATCTCTGCACgtatgtgtgtggtggggtGTGGTGGTGGGGTGTGGTGTTGGGGGGGCTGACCGATTGGTTCTCAGCATAGCAGACTCCTCTGATGAGCAGGTTGACCAGCTGAGAGCGCAGGATGAGGCCATGGAAGGTGAGTGGTCTGAAGCGTTCCTCCATGGTCCACTCCTCACTGGGAGACTGATCTGGGTACAGGTTGGGGTAGGGAGCATGCCTGCACATGACAGCcataacaaatataaataacataaataaatgaataacaacAGACAGCAATTTATGAGGAGCACCATCACATTAAACGAGGATGATTTGGTATCTGCCAACTGTTAGAATGCATTGAGAACAGCACCCAAGGTCATTTCATTGGACTAAGAAGCATTTACTTGTTGAATTTTGGTTACTTGTTCAGGTGAAATCaatgcatctctctctcccttctgcAACCCAGCTCAGCTGGAGTATAGCAGTTAGCTTGCCAGTGACTGTAAATTGCCTACTAGCCCTGTGAGTAGCCACTATGTCACCAACCCTCTAGCGCTGACTGTTTCACAAGGATGAACTTCACTATGTCCCTTCCTGACTAGGTCAGTAAAATGCGAAAAGTCACTATTAATGTTAGTGTGACCCCATTACAGCAGTCAGCAGTAAACCCCACACCTGTCTAGGTGTTTAATATGTATACTTTGACTTATACTTTGTTGATTCATGACTGAAAGTTATTTATCTGATCTTGTACATTACTTTGTTTCCATGTGAATTCTGGTGtacctgtgtgtctgtcctACCTCCTCTCTAACATCTGCTGCAGCAGGTCTTCTCCCTCCTCAGCAGGCTCCACAACAGCGCTATGTTCATCGCAAACATTCCTCAGCTCACTGGATGGGTATGATTTCATGGATTGGCAGCGCCTTCGTTGCTCCCCGGCACGGGACACAACGCTGGATTTCTAAATGTCACAGTGCAGGGTATAAAAGCACAGAGCACAACCATGAACCCGACCACTGACATAATCAAGAAAATCTCATTAACATCAGCATatcaattcatttttatatacaatTTTTTTACTActtaacacatttgtttttatacttCTGCACTTCGaaggtgcgtgtgtgtgtgcatttgataCAAAAATCAGTATGAATAACTTTTGAAAATGAGTAATTTCATTGTGTGACTtcaatacataataataataataataataataataataataataataataataataatatcatacAGTGTACTTTCAGGAAATTCAtttgataaatgttttatagataAACTACCAGACAGGAATATCTATTTCTGTCTCATCCAGTGGATTAAGTACCTAACAAATCAAAGTATTTTAATAACACTGATTCAAGCATCctgtaaatccaatattgcTATAAAATAGTTCTGCTCATTGACTTGCAATATTGTCCACGATAACCTGATGCAACCAGAGATATTAGATCTGTTTAAActctgtatttctctgtcatttttttactgtctacaaattccatgaaaacaccaaaaccagcaatgtgtctgtctctcaatactttctgacttctctactctgtctgtggctcttaTCTCTGAGCTCACTGGTTCCTATTGAAGATGTAAATCTCATAAATATATACTTTCATTTGAAGCTTGTCAGTGTAGTATTTAGCACATTAttcaaatatgaagaaatacTGCATTTTTTGAGGACTATTTTCATTGGCGGATTAATCCACAATTAATAGTGGCATTTAATCCACAAATAGTGACCTGTGTGAGTTACAAGTTACATGAGACAGGTTATTCTCTCTATGGAAGAAAGagctaattaaagctgcaggcCCTCGTGCCTCTGTGCACGTCAGGCTGCGgtgcaatcgaagggcttctgtcacaggcatgtagatatcttcagacccgggctgttttcagacagtactagaaggagataaacatcacttcctttgtccactattttgcccgcTTCTGGTGCTGCTTCGGtgaaattttgtagggggcgctattcagacagtttgcatcactgatggaatattgtcatgtagacgtgttcaggccaggactcttatcaaacatgtaaagtttggtgcagactggagcatttacaataaagttatagcaacttcctctgtcatggcgaagcaTCAAACCTCAAtagtgtgaggatgagaattttctgcagggtgagacatgtctgtcttgctcacacctgtgtcatcaaaattatgtgAGTTTTGGGATCATTAACtggaatttcaattagtaaattgagaactcttgatgagtttgtgtgtaaaataaattaatttcttaattttcatcaagtttatttttagaaaagtaaagacttttaacccacatgacctggtcaaagtttgattgaaatgtgtactgtcaggtttGTAGAGACAACAAGTAACTGCaactggacacagaaaaatactcatatatttgaatggagagtgtgagcgaaccactacgtgcttgggccctaataaaggaaaaagtgcagtacagagctacaaattttagttttgattttacttttctacagcactttatcactaaagtgtcaccctcactccattttttcccttcccctcatgggtcatccccactactgaattatacatataagacctataattattgtaaaataaatgataataacaccaaacttcatacaacgttggtatataatgtactgtatgtatatagacctttctgctgtatcctacaaaaatgagctccattcaacccCCTACACCCATCTCccccctcctattctctctctctctccctctcagttggagaggagaatgttagagtactcttcttgtgaaatctcctcataaatcccatgactttggccaaatcttacattaaaaattatattttgtggtaggaaattttgtggcgaatccattgatacaggtttgaaagtggtcagagttatagtttagacgtcagaagcctctgtttgacacaaagtccatgcctccCCCATTGTTTCACATTtgatgtgatgtggcactgcaactttcagggcttataaaatccaaaccgttcgagttattacaaagtttttaacaacttttttttcagcacagtgtcatgagtcatgtattaaagtttgaagccgataccattaatgccctcggaggagatagcgtttgttcgggggcccaGGCCCTAATTCCTTGAATTACAATAGTGACATAGGTGGTGCTCtcaagcacattttggcactttgggggttaatttttacattttctcaaatttttcaccagacctgatgtgcgtgccaaatttggtgagttttggagcatgtttagggggtcaaatttagatgCGAATTcccataataataaagaaagaaagaaacaaacaaacacatgaaaaacaatagggtcctcgccctgTGGGctaggaccctattgtttttcctctgccttttgggctcggtccctaacaatagggtcctcgcccttGGGCTCaagccctaattaaagctgcaagcagcgatgaacgggccctcACACCTCCACGCACGGCGAGCTGTGGCacagtcgaagggcttctgtcacgggcatgagttttaaagtcttttcttgctcctcctgtgattttataatgagggTGTATTgtggaatgtttcacagcactgagggagtcacatgaccaggagcagttggagaggagaatttTAGAGTACCCTTCTTGTGAAATCtattcataaatcccatgactttggccaaattttactttaaaaatcaGACTTATAGTTTGAGTTAAATCAGACTTaggttattacaaagtttttaccaactttttttcagcatggtgtcataagtcatctatttaagtttgaagccaataccattaGCGCCCTTGGAGGAGATAGCGTTCGTTTgtgggccaaaattggggcaaagtcttctTTTGAAAGGCTACTTGCAGACTTcttgttggatttaggtcaggggtgtcagtgtatgatttgtaggtctggatgagacaaataattcagttttggtttgatctctctacaacattcctacgggctgtggcggctattttagttacataggtagCGccagagagcacattttggcactttgggtgtcaatttttacattttatcaaatttttcaccagtcctgatgtgcgtgccaaatttggtgagtttttgagcatgtttcgGGGGTCAAagttagggttgaagtggcgtaataataaagaaagaaagaaagaaagaatcacATGAAATACGAAGGGCCTTTATTGCAGGcatgcagatgtgttcaggaccgGGCCCTTATCTAACATTGCACATaggagttaaatatcatttcctgtgtccCCTATGTGGTGATAGAGATCACCCAttacatcatgttgctgtatatcaactgtagaCCACACCTTgaaatttcatgtgaatcagatgatgtttgacATATTGGGCTGACTTCCTCTTGCCATTAGGTGGCAATAATAATtcttcctttggatacaagagggcttcacGCTGGtcagtgctcgggccctaaaTAAACCTGGGGTTTCATACTTGGCCCACCACTGCTGACATTTCACACAGACCTCTACCTCCATCTACTGTTTACACCGCTAAATACACCCATACATATAAATCGTGAATGTTGTGCTGGGAACAGTAAAACTATATAATTTtacaggaaaaggaaagagtaaagagaaagacagtaaagaagaaaatatttggaatgaaactgatttaaataaaatgtggcAATAGCTAGAAGATAAGCAggcatcatttttttcttcatgcttTAGCAGTACAGTATACATTGTTGTCATTACGGAAACATCATTAGAGAGATGTTTGAAATCCATAAGGTCAGTCCTGTGTGATGAAACATCCTTGGGTGGGACACTGAGCCCCTCCTCGCTCTCCCTCTGGATATGACACTCAGCTTAAACagctaaaaatgttaaatggcACAGGACATACCTTGAAGAGGATGTTGTTGCTGACCAGGATGTTGCCCTTCATGAAGTCCCGTTCATTCTGTCGGTTTTCAGTGACCACAGGGAAGGCGTGGTACACAGTGGTACGCAGAATGCTGACTAGAGACTGGACTCGGGTATGAGGGTACACATAAGTCAAGTTGGGCTCCATGATATCGCTGGCAGTCAGCCTTGGAAGGATGAGGGaaaagatacacacatataacatgaacacacataagAATTATCTTTATAGGGGAAACTTTTGGACTGAAGTTGTTGATAGCTGGTATCTAATGTCAAAGTAAGAGAAGTATCATAACTCCATgagtaaaagaaaaactcaGCACTTGCACTTTTGGTAATTTTACCTGGCGCTCTTGGATATGGAGCATGATCAGAAAGACTACATTATGATCAATTTTAAGTGGGCTTGTTAGAGGCTGTGGCCATGATATTTGCTCCATGtcacacaggctccaccctctactgaactctatgggtaatactctcctccaatcacatacacacaattgctcactgaaatttgcatgtatgtagccagccaatcaggatgcGCCTACCAATTCCATGTGTCTCACATAGTATATAAGGCAGCGCCTCACTGCCAATCTCATCCTTCTCACTTCAGCAACGGCAAAATCAGCTCACTGATAAGAGTTGCCGCTCAAAGATCATTCCTGCCCGTCTTGATGACACGAATgattgagttttggttcaatctctctacgacattcctacgggccgtggcggccatattcgttacataggtggtgctctcgagcacattttgcaagaaagacagaaagaaagaaacagaacagatacaagagggtcttcacccctttggggctcaggccctaaataCAAGAGGGCCTTCGCCCTTAGGGCTCGGGCCCTAAAAATCCCTCAGCACCTCAGGAAAAAATCACTTTGCAGGCACAGATCAGCACTTTGCCCCATGTGcctgcacaaaaacacagcacCAAGTCTTGTACTTTGATAAATAAGTTGCACAAATCTTACTTATCCATCTCAAGCTCTGTCTCCCACTCCAGCAGTGGCACTCCTCTCAGCTGGATGTGGATGTCATAGATGCCCTTGTTGAAGAAATCTCCGGTCCACTTTGCAACCTGATCATCAACACAAAAGCATTTATGAGATAAACCCAACAAAACTGTAGGATACACAATACTCGTGTCAACACatctatactgtacatatctCAGGACAGAtgtaagacaaacacaaaataatttttatgTAGGGGGTTGGAATcatattaattaaaacattagcACAGtggttaataataaaaaattatgaaatttATAACATGACAGTGTACCATTAGAGTGATCATGATAGGGAGTCCATATGTGATTTCATTTGTGGATTCAATGAGGATGACAGTCAGACTGATGGTCATCCTGACCACGCCTCCAAGGAATGCAGCAGCTCCAATGAGAGCATAGGTTCCAGAGTAGATGTCCATTCCCAGTTTCCTAATAGagaacagacacacagtaaGAAGCAGTATCACTCCAGTCAATGATGAGTGACTGTGTAATGAGAAAGCAAGATGTGAGAAGCAGCAGTGGAGGAAAAGGACAGAGATAGCGGAAGCAGGGCGGAACAGCTAGCTgagctctgtccaaagtgaaAAAACCCAAATTTTTCCtcacacactgtggattttcaACAACTGTTACAACAACTGTAAGACCTAAGAATGTCCCTTGTGTTTTTACTACAGCTAGACTAACTGAGACAATTTAATGCAACGTATGTgtgaaatatttacaaaaatatatttttaccaACCTAAAAAGTTAAATTCTGTGACATTCACTCACTTCCTTGGCTATTTTGTGAGAAAATGTGCTACACAGAATATAATTCTGAATCACTTTGATGTTTGTGATATTTCATAGCTCCACAACTAATTCTTGGTCGTCAGAACATTACAAGAATATTGTATTTACACTTTAAGGATGTTGGCAACCAAACGTCCAAAAGCTGCCCCACAGAGCAGTGAAGGGACGAAGAGGCCACTGGGTACTGACACCCCATACGTCCAGCAGGCCAACAGGAAGTACAGCAAGAAGAACACTGACAGAGTCACAGGACTGAAGGTACCTGAGGAAGGACAGGAGGCAAGAATTTATTATGACCAGTCAGTCAATAATATATACCACCTGAATCTGAGCAaataaccacacacatacagaaaaccTAATAAAAGGTGTGGCCACTAGTAGGTATCAAATAGGTTAGCCACTTTTAGCGATGAGGTAAAATACTGTATTCAAGTTTGTGACACAAAATGGCGAGTCCTGCTTAGTTGTACTGATTTCTAATGTCATCTATTATTTTGTCATCCTTTTGCTCTTTTAGgggtttctttcatttttttccccattaaagggTGTTTTTCTGAAgggtttttccttatttgaatagAGGGTTTAAGAATataggatgttgtattgctgtacagactgtaaagccccttgaggcaaatttgtgaattgtgatattgggctatacaaataaaactggaGTTGCCTTGACTAATAGGGTTGCCCCTTACTCAAAATGATGCTTAACAGGTAACTAACGTAACAAGGGCGCAACAGCAGCAAAATAGAAAGGGTTTCGCTGATCTCGATTGTGTTTGTTGGAGCATCAGTTTGGCAAAGTGTATGCGGCTGACCAGTTCACTGTGAAAAACTGATCAAATACCCTCAGTTACCTCActgaccaaaacaaacaaacccataGAGACTATAACTTAACATTTCCTTCTACTACTTCAGAGTCTTAAACAAAGTGTTTACTACGAAGCAGTTTCAGATGTTGAGTTTTGGTTAATAGCACACTAATGTCAACATATTctattttttccttctgttaAAGAAAAAGATGTCAGTGGCCTGTACAGTCAAGACAGTTTACTGATAGTTAACCctgttggaaaaataaaaactacataGATTAAAATTACAATACATCTTGAGGTGTCAAGGAAAGGAAATCCAAGGGGGAATTTCAAGATATTTCAATTACAAGATTTATTTAAGATGAACTAAAAGCTgttgtgaatgtgtgcatgctCCCATCTCACCATCCTGGTGGAAGAGCTGGTGGATGGCGGCCTCCTGTGGGTTGAAGAACAGTGTGGCCATATCATTGTAGGTCTTGTTGGTGCAGAAGTACTGGCGGATGGTCGAGTTGATGTCCTCGCTGCCGGacagctgaaaacaaaacacacaacaacgaCTTAATGTGTCTGTTACGTTTCTCAGTCATAcaggtcatggttatccaaggagggttgaatcaagggcaactggacttggttgtagatacttgaagatGTTTCGCCTCTCATCTaaggggcttcttcagttccAACTGAGTGGCAGGGAGTCCCAGGCATTTAACCTCTATGGGGTCGTTACCGAGGTCACTGATACGCCATGGTTCTTTAGTGCTCCTTGCTGTTGTAACAACAGTCATTTGAGTGCTTGGAGTAACCTGAGGCCAAGTGTAAACGGCAGTCATTGGAGTTGTCAcatgaggccaaatgtgaatggttgttaaGTCTTCTGTGAAGGGATGAATGGTTGTAGGTGGGGGATAGTAGTTTCCCCATTATACAAGTCTGTGCATTCCTCAAGGCATTGGACTGCATGCACTtgattttcttgtgtttggATGTGCAGTCTTTCAGGTGGATCAGTTTCTGACTTTGTGGGTTTGAAAAACACAGGGATGCAGTGTTTGTTGAAAAGCTTCCTGAGTTTTTCAGATACTCCAGACCAGTATGGAATGATGATGTTGCgtttattcttcttttcttcaccaCGCGCAGTGTTGATGTTCCTCCTGGATCTTGTGGCTGTTTTCACAAAGGTCCAGTTAGGATATCTACAAGCTTTAAGTGCATCCTTCAGGTGTTTGTGCGCCTTCTCTTGGGCCTGGGCACTTGTTGGTACAATATTAGCTCATTGGTGCAGAGTTCTTATAACTCCTAGCTTATGCTCCAGTGGGTGGTGAGAGTCAAAGAGTAAGTAtcggtctgtgtgtgtgggtttcctGTATACTCCAATGTGGAGGCTCCTGTCCTCTTCAACGTGTATGGTACAGTCCAAAAAGGCCAAGCTGTTGTTCTTGACGTCCTCTCGTGTGAACTTGATGTTACTGTCTGAGATATACGCGATGATATTGTTCATGATTGATGGTTTGTATCCCCAAACCTGGCTTTTCAGAGTTAGCAGTCCCTTGCCAATCCTGTCCTGATGTCTGCTTACTCCAGGAGGGTTTTGATCTA includes:
- the clcn6 gene encoding H(+)/Cl(-) exchange transporter 6, which codes for MACCGDCFCCQCCCRDGETRTPEELTILGEIRDEEDEILPRKDYESLDYDRCISEPYVEVLEGMDHKKAKKYEAVRWMMVFVIGVTVGLVGLFVDFFVRLFTKLKFTLVGDSVEKCSDKGCLPLSLLELLAFNMTFVFIASVLVLIEPVAAGSGIPEIKSYLNGVKVPRVVRLRTFLCKAAGVLFSVAGGLFVGKEGPMIHSGAIVGAGLPQFQSITFKRIKFDFPYFRSDRDKRDFVSAGTAAGVAAAFGAPIGGTLFSLEEGSSFWNQALTWKVLFCSMSATFTLNFFRSGINFNKWGSFQLPGLLNFGEFKCLDGDKNCHLWTAVDLAFFVLMGMVGGLLGALFNCMNKNLAKYRMRHIHPKAKFIRVLESLLVVMVTTVVIFVASMLLGECRDLSSPTTHNNTLSGSEDINSTIRQYFCTNKTYNDMATLFFNPQEAAIHQLFHQDGTFSPVTLSVFFLLYFLLACWTYGVSVPSGLFVPSLLCGAAFGRLVANILKVKLGMDIYSGTYALIGAAAFLGGVVRMTISLTVILIESTNEITYGLPIMITLMVAKWTGDFFNKGIYDIHIQLRGVPLLEWETELEMDKLTASDIMEPNLTYVYPHTRVQSLVSILRTTVYHAFPVVTENRQNERDFMKGNILVSNNILFKKSSVVSRAGEQRRRCQSMKSYPSSELRNVCDEHSAVVEPAEEGEDLLQQMLERRHAPYPNLYPDQSPSEEWTMEERFRPLTFHGLILRSQLVNLLIRGVCYAENQSSATQPRLSYAEMTEDYPRYPDIHDLDLALLNPRMIVDVTPYMNPCPYTVSPNTRISQVFNLFRTMGLRHLPVVNAVGEIVGIITRHNLTQEFLVAKLRQHYITI